From Microbacterium croceum, a single genomic window includes:
- a CDS encoding universal stress protein has product MTAHEESLPIIVGVDGSPASVEALAFAARLALAFDTALTAVTTWTYPVMAVPFDPGTEWSPQQEAQRCLDDAVLEAFQGSPPVRFTSATMPGRAAEVLIERSAHASTLVVGSRGHGGFAGLLLGSVSAACAAHAHCPVLVVHSPTPPVPATGPSRGSAVGVNPTS; this is encoded by the coding sequence ATGACAGCTCACGAGGAGTCCCTTCCCATCATCGTCGGCGTCGATGGGTCGCCCGCATCCGTTGAGGCGCTGGCTTTCGCAGCCAGACTCGCGCTCGCGTTCGACACTGCGCTCACGGCGGTGACGACATGGACGTACCCGGTCATGGCGGTCCCTTTCGATCCGGGGACCGAATGGTCACCGCAACAGGAAGCACAGAGGTGCCTCGACGATGCCGTGCTCGAAGCGTTCCAAGGATCGCCGCCGGTGAGATTCACTTCCGCGACCATGCCCGGCCGAGCGGCAGAAGTGCTGATCGAGCGCAGCGCGCACGCGTCGACGCTCGTCGTCGGCAGTCGTGGACATGGGGGTTTCGCGGGGCTGCTCCTCGGATCGGTCAGCGCGGCGTGCGCTGCCCACGCGCACTGCCCCGTCCTCGTCGTGCATAGCCCCACACCGCCGGTGCCCGCGACAGGACCGAGCCGCGGGTCAGCGGTCGGCGTCAACCCAACGAGCTGA
- a CDS encoding universal stress protein, which produces MPARYVLGLKGVEAEDAATTWADSRGAEAGVPVVHVHVTAGDDAAHDRLNPATRIDAVLPRGPVAEELARFVHDDDVLVISTGKTGFVHSRIFGTTGLRIAAAVRCPVAVIPQVDLRFRSGIIAGVKNDDLLETVIRVASEEASQTGAPLQIVHSSFSGVVPAPADTRPTAMERARTLIERLAPQATLRIRESARPPAEALLDASRNAALLVVGAGRGHRTGQGLGPVVQDILLNINAPVIVVPARPSASSS; this is translated from the coding sequence ATGCCCGCTCGATATGTCCTGGGGCTCAAAGGAGTCGAGGCCGAAGACGCTGCCACCACCTGGGCCGATTCCCGCGGCGCAGAGGCCGGGGTGCCCGTCGTCCATGTGCACGTGACGGCGGGAGACGATGCTGCGCACGACCGGCTGAATCCGGCGACGAGGATCGATGCCGTGCTCCCCCGGGGCCCGGTGGCCGAGGAGCTGGCACGCTTCGTGCATGATGACGACGTCCTCGTCATCAGCACGGGCAAGACGGGGTTCGTCCACAGCCGTATCTTCGGAACCACGGGGCTCCGGATCGCGGCGGCGGTACGGTGCCCGGTTGCCGTGATACCGCAGGTGGACCTGCGATTCAGGTCCGGGATCATCGCGGGTGTGAAGAATGACGACCTGCTCGAGACCGTCATCCGTGTCGCGTCAGAGGAGGCGAGCCAAACCGGCGCACCTCTCCAGATCGTGCACTCGTCGTTCTCCGGGGTCGTTCCCGCTCCTGCTGACACCCGGCCGACGGCGATGGAGCGGGCGAGGACCCTCATCGAGCGACTCGCCCCGCAGGCCACGCTGCGGATCAGGGAGTCCGCACGGCCACCGGCCGAGGCATTGCTCGATGCTTCGCGGAATGCCGCGCTGCTCGTGGTCGGTGCGGGCAGGGGGCATCGCACCGGACAGGGACTCGGCCCCGTGGTCCAGGACATCCTTCTGAACATCAATGCGCCGGTCATCGTCGTGCCGGCACGGCCGAGCGCATCGTCGTCATGA